The nucleotide window TAAATCTTCAAATTTCATATGCTAAAAAATATactgtaaaacaaaaaaaaaatcaaccgCAACATTCAATCGTATCTCTTATTTCATAGGATTCAATCCTTCACAAAACAACCCCTTCAAAAACTACGGATCTCGTTTCCCTCGTCACCACCAACTTATTCCCATCAACCACACAAATCGACTGCATAAAATTAAAATCGAAAGTCATACCTGCGAGATGAAGATCAGAGATGAAGATCGATTGATCATTCCTTTACTGACAAACCTAATCCACAATTCAAGAAATAAGAAAAAACATTCAAACAAATAAGAAGAAAAGATTGTATATATCTAAATCGATCAAACAATTAATGGATAAAGTTATATTGCAAACCTAAGACGGAAACCTAAATATAATGTGAAGAACAAAAAGAATCGAAATCAAAATACCTCAATTGTTGTGTGCTCATCAGATCAAACCAGACAAAAGGAAAACCCAATCATTGTGAATCTTGAGCGTTTCACCCAAATCGCAGTGATGAAACTGGTTTGTGATGGAGGTGTAGGATTTCGCCATTAGGGTTTCTGTCGACGGAGGCGCAGgaagagaatgattagggtttattttttgtttattatatacCCGGGTTAAAATATGCGGGTATGGTTGTGCCATTCGGATCCCGTGTAAAAATAAAGAGCTTCCcacattttcccgccaaaaatcCATTGTGGTTGCACCACCACTTGACACGTGTCCCACATTTtattcatatattatatatatagattacaTGTAATAGTCGATGTCATGCATAAACATATTTGTTATAACTAGAATAAATTGTATCAAAGGCGGTTACATTAGTTGAAAAGGTAGAAGAAAGGGACAAGTTAACGAGTGTGTGTTGGTTTTGGTGCTTTTTCTTTGAAACAACTCATTTACTCGACTTCATTTGGTCGGATTCATTTTGTCACGAACCCAAAATGATACTATTTAAGGACGACCCTTTTGACCCAAACTCATTCTGCGCACAACCCATTTTTAGCGGAACTTGTTTTACCAGTCATCCAACCAGACCAACACGTTATGTCATTTACAAAAAAATGTTATGTATGGATATCATCAGAAATTTACTACATTTTTACGCTTAAAAACAAACAAATCAAACATGCATGAGAGTTGGCAATAGATCACTGTATAAGGACTTGTTTATTGAAAAATACACTACGTaaattttttacatttttaaaaataaacaaaattaggAGGCAAGGATCCATCATTCCTTCTTGGTACATGAAACATACAACGTCATGTTTAATACTTGTGTTAATTACGTCTTCAGATACCTGTTAAACATGATAAGACACGCTTTGCCAGTCCTGCACTAGACGTTGTACCACCACAAGAAATCTGAGCAATAGCGGCGACGTATACATGTATAGCAAAATACCAAACAAAAGATATGGAAACTTACACGATTATGAGCATACAAAACTGTAATTACACATTGATGCCATACATGGAGGCTTTGATTGAACAATACTTGGTTTCTCAAGTTATCATAATTTGGAATACATTTTCTTTTAAATATATTGGCATACACTCCAAAAGTGCCCATTTGGCAAATTATTAACTTTAAAATGTTCAAACTTGAAAGTTAAAACATGATAATAGTAATAATACAGTATAACTTCTAAGTCTGATATCTAGAGCTATTTTCTTCACGTATAAAAGCACATGATTCTATTATAGTGTAAATTAAAATATGAAAAGTCTGCATCAATATGATATAATCAAGATTACCACATCACAAACATGGTTCTTAGATGCTTTGTGGAGTTTAATTAGACACACCATTAGTTATTTATGAATCTTCAATATCGTCACTCCATATTCTCCATCTCCACTTCAACCTGGGCCAACGAGCCATGCACTTAGACACGAAAATACTAGATTCGGTATCAGCAACATCACCACGGATGAGCAACGAGACATCTGTCAAGCCAACACATTGGTCCAACAGATGAGAAAGTCAACGACGGGTCAACTAAGTCCAAATATGCACAGATCGTTTTCAATCCTTTCCTCCCATCCAATATTTCCCAATCTTCTGCGTTCAAACAAGCTTCTAACTCCGACCAAGCACCTGAATAAATGCATAGAGAACTCACGTTCGGGAAAACTGTGAACACCTTCCTTATGGTTAACTTTGAATCTCTGGCGTCTCTTGGTTCATGGTTTCGCGAATCCAATGTCAGAGTTTCTACTGTTTTTGTAGTCGGGAATTCTGAAAGTAAGGAGCCAGTATATAAACAGCCCAACCAAAGTGTTTTTAATTTCTCAAACGTCTTGGGGCTGAACGCAACGACGTGTTTAATGGTATTAAGGCTAAGATGAAAGTCAGATAACATGGGAGCTTCAACATGAATTGCAACGGGCACGAAACATTCAATTTTGAGTGTGATGAGTTTGGGGGTGATTAGAGTTAAAGAAGGCGGATAATCATATACAACCACATGGCAGGTTTGTAGGTTGAGAAGGTGGATCTTTGGATCTTTGAGTTCTCTAACACCTACTAAGTTAAGAACTTGAAGATTAGGGAAACACGTGTTCAACTCGGTTAGGTGTTGGTCTTCTAATCTTGTTAATTCCAGTGTCAAACTTGTTAGCATTGGCATTGGATTCAAGTTGACCACAGACAGCCGTCCAAAATCTAAATGTAACTCAACAAGACTACGACCTGCATGCATCAGTATCAAAGGATGCATCAAAAGTAGGGGTGGAAACTAGCCGAGCTATTCACAAGCCACTCGAGCTGGCTTGGAAAAAGATTGTAACGAGCCTaccttaaacgagctcgagctcaaacTCGAGACAAAAAAACAAGCCCGTTTAGTTAATGACCCCGTGCCCCAGCTTCACTTATATAACCCAgactcgcgagcctaaacgagcctattgtttatataatttttaattaatACATTAAATATTAATATTTACTATTatgaaaaataactaaattatatatataaaatagtaactacgattaatataaattaattaaaaataataaacgaATTGAGTCGGTGCAAAGCTCGAGCTTGACTCAACTAGCTCGTTTATACCCCTAATCAAAAGAAGGAGAATAATTGAATAAATGCTTTAACACAACTAAGACAATCATACATGTTAAATCAAACTTTTAAGTTTAAAAAATAACACCAAGTATAATTAATAATTTATATTCAACTTAACAAAATCACAAGAAAATATTTAACTTACAATACGCAGAAATCAGCGGCAAAACATTGGGAATATCGTACGGAGGAAAACATAATGAAAGCGATTTCAATGATTTCGAAACCTTAGGCAGCCACTCCTTAGCAAAATCTTCATCGGTGGGATCAACATCAACGTCGATACACACAGATTCAACCATTCGAAGTTTGGAAATAAGATCCAGAAAAACCGTCTTGAAAGAAGTTGTAACCATAGAGCTTGAATCCTTGGACCATATATTCGTGTATCGAAGATTAATTGATCGGAGTTCTGGAAACACAGCATTGAAAGACTTGGAAGCCACACGGCAGCAAGCAACGTCGGCTGAGTCGCCGAGTCGACTCAGTATTTGGAGAAGTAGAGAGTCATGGAGTTTTTCCATGGAAACAATTACTTGTTTCagaaaaggaagaagatgaaaaaCCCTACGATGCCGTGCATGCGTGTTACGTGGTGATTTATGTCTCTGTGGACTGGGCCTCAACCCGATATACAAGGTTCAACCTAATGAAAGCCTTTATAACTATAGCTTACATTGTTCTTGAGGTGTACAACCGGCTTCTTTTTTGTCCAAACCGATTCGCTTGCAACCGGTTCCAGTTTAGGTCAACAAAAAGCCAACATCGGGTTTTTTGGAACTGGTTGACCAAAGACAAACATCTGGGTTTGGACGGTTTGAaccgggttcgggtcgggtttgaTCAGGTTCAAACTGATTTTAAATTCTCCTCTAAGAAAATTGTAATTATGTAGAGAATATATGCATTCGAATATAAGAACCACCCAAAATACCAAAATATGAATAAACACATGTGTTACCTGGTTGATCATGAAAGTCTCAATCAATTCCATAGTCTGATAAAAACCTATAAATGTTGATTGGTACCTGGGTAAGTAATAAAAAAACACATTCAGCTTTATATTTTAGCAAGATTAAAAAATGAAgaactaaaagatatgatctaAAAACGAAATCGAAATGTAAAACATGCTTTTTATAAAAAGTATCTTACTTGAATAATACATATTTAGAACTAATCAATTGGAAAAAGAATTAGAACCAGAATGAAGAtaaaagggatatttagggttttgaaaattgTCCAGTGTATTTGTATAAGATCCCTTTTGAGACTCAATTAATCTcgtagaaaaaaaaaaagagatttaTAGTTTGCAATACTGCAAAATCAATAAAATTGAAAGAAGATTTGGTGTTAGGAAGATTAAACATACCTCTTGATGCTTTGAACCAGAATGGAGATGAAGGCTCTAGGGTTTTGGAAAAGTGCGTACAAAAGTTGGATCATAACAGGATTCAGAGCAGGGTATGGAGCGCGCCTAACCCATGTACACAAAACTTTTACCCAAAAGTTTTCCCGCCAAATGCAATCTAAGATACAATATCACATGTGTCCcaaattattttcatttattatacTAGTGGGAAGGCCCGCACGTTGCCGCGGGTATTTATGAGTTTTTGCCGCACGTTGCCCAACGAGTTCACATAGTTTATTTTTAAAACCAATTTGTTAACACAACTAAGGGGAGGCGAGGTGGTCCGTTATGGACCATCATAACGCGTTGAACCATCACGAAACACCGCCGCCGGACTTAATATAACGCGTTATTTGTATAACGCGTTGAAAGAGAAAGGAAGGCATCTGCATGTTGCATGTGGGCATGACACGTGTGTTTCATGAAAGAGAAAGGAAGGCATCTGCATCTGCATATGCTTTGGACACGTGGACACTTGTTGTTTGTGATTTGAGAGTAAATATTTTTAAATTTGGGAGTggtagaattccatcactagtgataccaccctcCTACATTTcaatcactagtgatagaaatttggttgatgacatggcacgATTTTATTGGACAGTGTGAGTGATAGaaactatcactagtgaaccacccctcccCCTAATATAGCAATTAATTATAAACAAAGAATTGACATAAACTCCTCAAAACTCAATGGCATCAATGACTTCACCCAATGCTTGGCGGGCAGCAGTGCGATTGCATAAACAGATAGCAGTGAAAGACTTTGATTCAATACTTTGCATTAAAGTATTAGTGTAATGCTCCACTGCTTCTCTATACTTCCCACCTTTAAAAGCTTTATTTCCTTCATCCTAAAACATTGAATAATATATGCATGTAACATGAAAAATCATAAGTCAACTGAAAGTCTACAATGTCAAATATTTCAAATAGATAGGAACTTGAAAGTCCGAAACCACATATCACACGTTCACACCTTACACCGAAGAAGTTCACTGATAGTGGCACATGAAAGGCAAGATGGGCCTTGAGTTCTGCAATGTGGGACAAAAAAGTTACAAAAACAAATCAAACTTCATTCGTTTTAAAAACACCTATGTGTGTGTGTTCGTGTAGATAATTATTACTTGGTTTCAGAAGGTGCCAGTTGCTCATATTTCTCAAGGATAGAAAGGGCCAAGTCAAACTTAGCCATGTGAAAGTTGGACCTAGCCATCAAGCTCCATCTCGAAAGCTTCAATGGTCGGACTTGATCCTCATTTTGCATGTGATCAATATCATCAATGGTCACAAAATTCTTTTTAGCAGAAGTAAGTGTTTGCTCACACATTTGAATCACCTCTTCATGCTTATGCAGCTGTTACATTCCACATAAGATAAAGCCAACGATGAGAATGACAATGTCTCAAAGTATCATAACCTAAATCACTTTATTAATAAAAAACTCCTAGTTAAATTGTGAAAGTAAATACCATTAGTCTCCCCTTTCATTTCAAGTAGTTTCTCTGAATAGCGGCTTATTGACAAAGCCTAGCTCCTCAACAACCTCCAAAGCAGTAGTTGCTGACTCAAAGGTTTTATGTTGCAAAAGTTCAGCCAACTTGCTGATATAACTAACCACTTTCTATCAGACAAAAAACCCCAAATCAGAAGccgaaaaaaaaaagaagttaagTACTTAACTCCATGAGACAATGCATACAAATCTTATAATATTACCCCCTAATCATTAGATAAATTTAATACTACGTTTAAACCCTTATACTTCTTTCTGTTGTGATGGTTAAAACATGTTAACAGTGTGAATAATTAGAAAAATTTACCTCGGCCTTTTGTAGACCATCAGATGCCTCAATAATAAGCCTTCTATCTAAGAATACCAGTCTAGAGTCCAAGCACTTTTTGTAATTTTACAATGCATCATCAATATTTCCAAGAACAAGATGGTAGCTAAGAAACACAAACCATAAGTAATATTTGTATGATAAATAACAATATCACTATACAAGTCATATTTAAGCCGATGTAAGCATAGATAAATTAATAGAAATTTGTTTATTATAATAAAGATTATATATTCAACGGTGATTATTATTAAAATAAGTTTTAGTAAATCTTATATAATCAATCTTATTTAAAAACAGTtaatagttgaaatatatttaatGTTAATATGAATTGAATAACAATATAAAAACAATATATCGagttaaataaaaacaaatttagaaaaacataattaactaaacacaaaacaaaaacaactATTCAGATATTTGGAAAACATCTCAAGGATATTGCTTTATAATCCTCAAACGTTTATGACTAATTATTTGctttttatatttattcaacccgtgtacaAGGTTATAATCCTAGAGTTTGACAAGATTCTGATGTTGTAGTTTAGATATTGAGATGACTTCATTCTTGAACTCTTGAAGTCCTTGAGTAGTTGAGTGAAATTTTTTGCTAGCCGCTTCACTTCTATTGCCTGCCCATCTTCCAGCACACCATGAAACAGAACTTTGACTTTTTAAGCCATGTATGGCACAAAAAGCCTTCTCTACATCTTCGAAGATAACTTGCCGTATGCTTTGTTTCATTTCAAACTTAAAATACATAAAGTACAATTCACTACAAGAAACAATTATGGGTGCTAGTAACCTCGATTACTTAGACTGTGGGGTGTAGGCGCGGGAAGGAGGTCAGGTAGCCGACGTGGCCTCTTCCCCGACGGGGAACACCCCCTCCCCCCGGTTACAATATTGGTGAACTCGATGGGATATCCCCGATGTTTGTTGATTGAATGGGAAGATGATGGAGGTGAAAGGGAACCATACCCTTTGATAGGGAAGGGAAGGAAGAACTAGTGATGTGGAGGTGAGGTGGAGCTGATGTTGATGTTGGAGGAAGTCCTCCCACAAATCTTATATGTTATATCCTCAGTAACTTTATAAAATTaaatctaattctaataaaagagTCATATTAATGCCATATGACATTTTCTCATCCAAAAATCATATTAAAGCCACATGGCATTTTCTCATTTAATTcactaataatatatatttatatttcatATGCATAAATATTATGATGCATACTAATAGCAATAAATATGTCATAAGGTTTGTTTAGCTATTTCATGTTTAGTAATTTAAAAGTTTAATATTTCTTTTAAGGACAATAGAGATGTTTTAAttgaaaaaataataattaaaaaaacaaaaataataaattataatgataataaaactatcaaaataataataatttttacattttaaaagaatatatatatataatattaaattaatTTAGCCAATGAGTTAATGTTAATCAAGaatatatttacatatataaaGGAGGGTGGGGCACCAAGCGGCTTCGACAAACACTCCATAAAATGTCACCTGACAATTCCTAATGTAATTGAGCTTTTTAAATACAAGTTAATTTGATCTATAAGCtttttaaatttaatatgaattctaattctaataaaagagTCATATTAATACCACATGACATTTTCTCATTCAATTcactaataatatatatatttatatttcatATGCATAAATATTATAatgcataataataataataataattatattttagctatttcatatttattaatttaaaagtTTAATATTTATTTAAGGAACAATTGCTATGTAAGGTTGGTTGGTTTctaaaaaaatcagtttttacGCATGACCAATAATATGTGGCATTATCCAGAGTAAAAAGTAGAGATGACTTTAAGCTGTTGATACTTGCTGAAGATGGTTAATTAAATTACAAACAAAATTACAAATGTCATGTATAAAAAAGTGGTTAGAAATTTATAAATGTGATGTCTATCTTGATTTTAGATTGTTTGATTTAATAGGAATAATTCATTTAGGTAAATTGGTTTAcagggttaggatataataggaagtttatttggctaagaaggctaggaagtgatcttgaccatccatttagttaatcaagggctaagattaaatgatgggaattaaagggaagaaaagaggtgcatgagtttgtttaggggtattctagtcaatccaaggcaaTACAAGAAATTTGGTTCTTTACCAACACAAAGTATATGTAGGAAAAAGCATATAATGCGTTGTTAGTTTTGTTTACCTACACAGAAAATAAGTGTAATGATGTGTAGGCTCATGACTGTGGATATAGGTCATTATCCACACATAAGTTATATGTAGGCATATAGCAAGCTATACCTACACATATATGTGTGGCTAAAAGCCATTTATATATGTGGTTAAAAGTACAACAATTTGTTTAGAAGACATCTGACGTGGCAGCTGACGTGGAATCCGACGTGGCAGCTGACATGGCATCCGACGTGGCATCCGACGTGGCAGTTGACGTGGCATCCGACATGGCAGTTGACGTGGCATGAATATATGTGTGGGTAAAAGTAATCTTATGTGTAGGTAAAAGTAATCTTATATGTAGGTAAAAGTAATATTATGTGCAGGTAAATGTTGAAGATGTGTAGGTATTGATCTTAATttgtgttgaaaaaaaaaaacgttgatttgttggtaaatatattttaaagtGTAGACATTAACCACACTATATGTAGATAAAAATGTTCAATATGTACAAACAAATACCAAAGCATTATGGAAACATACGTGAACAAATTAAGATTCCTAATTAAACTAATAAACATTAATCTTACAAACAACCAAATAAAAGTATTAGTTATAGAAATTTAAAtaccaaaacaaacaaaactaaaagTGTTTGTAAGTTACTAACGAGTTATGAGAATCTACTAAATCGCCTTCACTCATCAATGTTTTCAACACCCTCTAATGTATCACATTGAGATTGTTCCAATGTGCTTGATGGACGAGGCATGATGTTATTCTCAATCAACGCTTGTTCCATAATTGCACATTTACCTTTTACCGTTCTAAGTTCTTCCACTAGATCATCGTAAGCATCCACCAGCTCTTCGTAAGGAAGATGCTTTGATTTTTTAGTAGCACCCATTGTGCTACTAGAACTAACTGGATCACGTCCCTACCCGTGCAAACGAACAGAGCTTCTTCCAAGTACAGTCTCAATAATCGACTTATCGCTCATTGATTCCACAAGATGCTCATTTCTCAGCTTCATCATTTTCTcctttagaaagaaaaaaaataagaaGACATGTGCACTAAATTAATTAGGGGTGTTCACGGTCCGATTTTCACGCTTTTAAGGTCAAAGCTTAACCGAACCGTTAGTTCACGGTTTTTTATTTGTGTAAACCAAAACCAAACTATAAAACTCTTAAACCGAACCATTAACGGTTTGGGCTCTTTGGAATTTTACAAAGGATGACTAaaatatatgatatatatataaataaagttGTCCAGAATTTGCATAATTTTACAAGTTGAGCAACTAATGTAAGAaaataaggggctgtttgtttcaTTCAGATCTGACCCAGAGCAACTAATGTAAGAAAATAAGGGGCTGTTTGATTCATTCAGATCTGACCCAATCAGCTCTGATTGATTTAGACCCAattttaaccattcagatgttttTTTTAACCAAATAGCCTCAAATCAGATGTTTCCCTCTTAATGGTTCAGTTCAGATGCAAACAAACAGCCCTTAACTCTAATTTTGACTAATTTTTATATGGTTGGAATATTTGAAACACAAAAGGGGCTCAAGATTAACTAATTTTTATATAGTTGGAATATTTGAAACACAAAAGGGCTGAAGAGTTTGTAACTGGTTAGAGATTTAAACCAAACCGATAAACGGTTTAGACAATTTCACAGTTTGAAACCAAACCGTGAACACcgataaaataaaattatataccTAATAATTGATATTTAGCGTAGAAACGAACAAGTAAACTTACATATTTTGCAGCTGCATCAGTAGATATCCAACCGTTTTTTGCGTCCCAATGAGTTAGTCGCCATGTCTCAATTTGCCCGGCTGAAGATTCCAAATCTAGTCCACGCTCAATATGATAGCGTATTGTACTTTTCGAGCCATTTTTGCTATTTATTTTTCGTTGTGCACGTGCCTTAACTTTCTTTTCTGCATTTTCCTTCAAGGACATAcaaccaaacaaaaaaataaaatattagacCGAATTCATTAATCATTAACAAAAATATAGAATATTGTTAAAACATTACCTTGTATTTTGTCTCGGACCACATATCACAAAGATATTCCCAGTCTTCTTTGCTAACATTAGAAGGAGGTGTAGTCTTTGCCTTAGTCGGATCTTCCAATCCTCCAATCTGTTTGAAGTCTTCATGCAACTTACTTTTGTAACCTCTCCATGCCTTCGCCAAATAGCTATCAATGACTTTGCAAACCTTTGAGTTCTCCACATCAATTTCAAAAAGTGTCTTCAAGTAACAAATGTAATAAACATAAATAACTCATTAGTAAATATGAATATTAAAAATCATAttgaattataaaaaaaaacttacgGTTAGCTTGTGGCGTAATGGCAACCTAACTTCAATCGGTACATGTCTCCATTCTTTATATTGTAAGCTACAATTGTTACGCAAAATGTAGCCACATTCATGCATGAAAGACAAGGCATTTTCACATATTACTTCCATTGCATCAAAATTAAACTCCACTGGCAATTTCTTCTTAGCAGCCTTCATTGCCTTTCGAGCTCCTTTACCACATGTAATGCCACGTTTTCTACATGTCATACCATCACCAATTTCTTCCTCGGGCTCATAAGTTGTGTCTACAAACAAGAAGAACATTTACATTAACAACACTACTTACAAAAAAATTAACATGTTCTTTGTACTTGTCATACCATTAACAATTTCTTTCTCTAGTTCTTGAGATTGCTTTGCATTAATAACCAAGTTTCTTGGAGATGGATCTGTGTACAATGCAGTTTACAAAGAGTGAGTTAATGGTGTGTTGTATAAAGTTCAGAAGTTGCGGAGTGCATATAATGAAAGCTATTGAACACAAAAACAGATCAAATGTAAGCTAATTAATTAATAAACTGTTGTTGGAAAGCTATATCATGTTAATTTAACAATATATTACAATACAAAAAATAGTGTactcaataataataaaaaaagcaAAGCGATATATATGCACACAATCACATACCAACACGTCGTCCATCGTCTCTAGGTTGCCCCGCTCGGCCACTTTGTCTTCTACCTTGGCCACCTTGACTTGTCATTAAGCTCTTTAAGAATATAAAGAAAAAGAAAGTATTTTACACACAAGGTTTAAAAGAACCGAAAcaagtttcgaggcgttttcccttcgcctcacgaggcgtaagcctcgaggcgaaatgaggcgtaaggccgaggcggtattaataaataaatacacaaattatacacatatatatatattattaaaaatatgGCAATTTAAACAGGTTaaataatcattaaacaattaAACAACTTATAAAGATTTCATTAAACAACTTAAATAGTCAAACAGATTCTATACAACATTACAGCTTTATAGAGTCATTAACAGCAGCAAACAGATTATGTACAACATTAAAATCTTAACTAATTTCAATCTGAACTAAGCATCTGATTCAATAAAGAGATTCTAATTAACAGATTTTAATTTTAATCCCATTCTAATTAACAATAGGTCAGCAGCAATATAGATTTATAACAGCAGCAACAAATTCTAATTTCAATACTAAGCATATGATTCAACAAACAGTCCACAACTAATATCAAGTCTACAACTAACTAACCATGATCATTCAATAACCGGTACACAATTTCAACATTAACGCCTAGAAACGGAACGTCCGCCTCTCATATAGATTAACGCCTCGAAACGAAACGTCTGCCTCTTACCACTGAGGTGTACATTAAACACAAGTAGTGAGGCGTCGCCTCAAGTACGTTTTCTTGTCGTTCCGCCTCGAGGCGCGTCTCAAGGCGTACGCCTCGgccgttttttaaaaccatgtttaCACATCAATATATAATACTTGGTCGAAACCCGACTCCCATTTTGCACGCGTTGATGACCCATATCTAGATAAATAAAATGCAAGAATAATAAGCAAGTACCTTCTTTTTAGATGCACATATTTCATCTCGTTTATCTTTATCTGGTCCGCTTAAATAACTTGATTCCTCATCAGTGGAAAATGGCATAAGCTCCTCATTGTCTTCCAAACCCCCCTTCTTTTTACCTTTGCTCTTCTCATTTTGTGACATCGGAATTGTACCCTTAACCGGATACGCCTTTTCATCAAGACCCGCTGCTTTCATTTTCGCTTTGTTCTCTTCAATTGTTTTCATTCTTTGTTTCTCGTACACCGTCATTTTCCTTTATTACATTCAAATACAAAATCTGATTATAATTATTTGACCAGTTCTTTTGTATTTAGcagtcaaataaaaaaaattgtaaataaCTATTATTGAAGGGTGTAACAATAAACTGATCGAAGCCAGAGATTTCACTAATTGTGCTTCTGGTTCAGGAAGACGTTATAGTCAAAGGTGTAACTCGAAGCTGACCGGAAAGACTGATTTTACTAATAGTGTTTCTGGTGCGTTTAGTGTTATTCAGAAAAGAATCTTTGTAAGTTGTTCAACAGGGAATGTTGGTCCAGTGAACTCATCATTGTCAAATGAGGCACCATGGATTCTCGTCGTCGGTGCTAGCACCGTCAATAGAAACATAAGAGCAAttgttcgggtcggaacgggttagGGTCAGAACAGGTTTCAGTTCACATGCACAGAAGTTATACAAGAGGCACAACTAAACTATCCTTCATTCGCAATTACTTTAGGACCTGGTGATATTAAAAATTTTATAAGGACAGTGACTAATGTTG belongs to Helianthus annuus cultivar XRQ/B chromosome 5, HanXRQr2.0-SUNRISE, whole genome shotgun sequence and includes:
- the LOC110940647 gene encoding uncharacterized protein LOC110940647 isoform X2, whose translation is MTVYEKQRMKTIEENKAKMKAAGLDEKAYPVKGTIPMSQNEKSKGKKKGGLEDNEELMPFSTDEESSYLSGPDKDKRDEICASKKKSLMTSQGGQGRRQSGRAGQPRDDGRRVDPSPRNLVINAKQSQELEKEIVNDTTYEPEEEIGDGMTCRKRGITCGKGARKAMKAAKKKLPVEFNFDAMEVICENALSFMHECGYILRNNCSLQYKEWRHVPIEVRLPLRHKLTTLFEIDVENSKVCKVIDSYLAKAWRGYKSKLHEDFKQIGGLEDPTKAKTTPPSNVSKEDWEYLCDMWSETKYKENAEKKVKARAQRKINSKNGSKSTIRYHIERGLDLESSAGQIETWRLTHWDAKNGWISTDAAAKYEKMMKLRNEHLVESMSDKSIIETVLGRSSVRLHG
- the LOC110940647 gene encoding uncharacterized protein LOC110940647 isoform X1, giving the protein MERKMTVYEKQRMKTIEENKAKMKAAGLDEKAYPVKGTIPMSQNEKSKGKKKGGLEDNEELMPFSTDEESSYLSGPDKDKRDEICASKKKSLMTSQGGQGRRQSGRAGQPRDDGRRVDPSPRNLVINAKQSQELEKEIVNDTTYEPEEEIGDGMTCRKRGITCGKGARKAMKAAKKKLPVEFNFDAMEVICENALSFMHECGYILRNNCSLQYKEWRHVPIEVRLPLRHKLTTLFEIDVENSKVCKVIDSYLAKAWRGYKSKLHEDFKQIGGLEDPTKAKTTPPSNVSKEDWEYLCDMWSETKYKENAEKKVKARAQRKINSKNGSKSTIRYHIERGLDLESSAGQIETWRLTHWDAKNGWISTDAAAKYEKMMKLRNEHLVESMSDKSIIETVLGRSSVRLHG
- the LOC110943198 gene encoding F-box/LRR-repeat protein At4g29420, whose amino-acid sequence is MEKLHDSLLLQILSRLGDSADVACCRVASKSFNAVFPELRSINLRYTNIWSKDSSSMVTTSFKTVFLDLISKLRMVESVCIDVDVDPTDEDFAKEWLPKVSKSLKSLSLCFPPYDIPNVLPLISAYCRSLVELHLDFGRLSVVNLNPMPMLTSLTLELTRLEDQHLTELNTCFPNLQVLNLVGVRELKDPKIHLLNLQTCHVVVYDYPPSLTLITPKLITLKIECFVPVAIHVEAPMLSDFHLSLNTIKHVVAFSPKTFEKLKTLWLGCLYTGSLLSEFPTTKTVETLTLDSRNHEPRDARDSKLTIRKVFTVFPNVSSLCIYSGAWSELEACLNAEDWEILDGRKGLKTICAYLDLVDPSLTFSSVGPMCWLDRCLVAHPW
- the LOC110938872 gene encoding dnaJ homolog subfamily C member 7-like, with the protein product MCEQTLTSAKKNFVTIDDIDHMQNEDQVRPLKLSRWSLMARSNFHMAKFDLALSILEKYEQLAPSETKTQGPSCLSCATISELLRCKDEGNKAFKGGKYREAVEHYTNTLMQSIESKSFTAICLCNRTAARQALGEVIDAIEF